One Tautonia rosea genomic window, TTTTTGTTCCCTTGAATGCGGTGGGGGAGGGGGTGGGGGTCAGTCGAGTTCTTCGATCGATCCTCACCTTGTTGGATTGGACCGAAATGCTTGATTGCCAACTGTCGTTGACCGCTCGAACAGGCTAGGATCATTTCTCTTGTCAGTTCCACGTCGTTCTTCTTGCCCGATCGCCCACGTCTGCAGCGAGGCCCCGTAGATGGCCACCGGCCTAAGCGAACACAAGGTCAAGGTTCTCCTGATCGATGACCAGCCATTGATTGGTGAGGCTGTGAAACGGATGCTCGCGAACGAGCAAGACATCGAGTTTCAGTATTGCAAGGAACCGTCTCTAGCAATGGAGACGGCCGTGGCGTTTCAGCCGACGATCATCCTTCAGGACCTCGTCTTGCCCGATGTCGATGGGCTCGATCTGGTGAAACTCTACCGCACGCATGAGGCGACCCGGGACGTTCCCGTCATTGTACTTTCGACCCGAGAAGAGCCTCAGACCAAGGCCGATGCCTTTGCCTTTGGGGCCAATGATTACATTGTGAAGCTTCCGGATCGGCTTGAACTGCTCGCTCGGATCCGGCACCACTCGAAAGGATACATCAACCAGCTTCAGCGTGATGAGGCCTATCGCGCTCTTGTTGCGAGCCAGGAAGCGCTGGCTCATGATGTGGATGAAGCTGCCCGATACGTCCAGTCGCTTCTTCCCGATCCGATCGAGCAGGGGGCAATTCAGGCCGACTGGCGGTTTATCCCCTCTGCTCAGCTCGGGGGAGACACGTTCGGATACCACCAGCTCGATGATGACCACTTCGCTGTCTATTTGATTGACGTAGTTGGCCACGGGGTCGGGGCGGCGTTGCTCTCGGTCTCGGTCCTCAATGCCATTCGATCGCAATCGCTTCCCGGGGCCGATTTCAAAGATCCGGGCCAGGTGCTCACCGCCTTGAACGAGCGATTTGAGATGTCTCGTCAGGCCGACAAGTATTTTACGGCCTGGTATGGTGTGTATCACCTCCCGACCGGAGTCATCCGCTACACCGGAGGAGGGCATCCCCCCGCACTGTTGGTGTCAGATGATTCGGGGGAGACGGTCATGCTCGAAGCGACGGGGCCGATGGTCGGAGCCTTTGACGGGCTCGAATTTGAGACCAAGGAGTACCCGCTTCAGGGGCCCGCGACAGTGTTTGTCTATAGTGATGGTGTCTTTGAAGTTCAGAAAGCCGATCAGACGATGTGGCCATTTTCCGAGTTCGTCTCCTATCTCGGCCAACAATCGAAGGCTCCCGGATCGGCCATGGACGCGCTGATCGCCTACCTGGGTTCGTTATCAGGCAAACCAGGATTTGAGGACGATTTTTCAATCGTTCAACTCCGTCTCACGCCCGGGAGTGGTAGGAGCTCTTCGTGAACCTCACGACGCTCGGACGTTTCATCAGGTAAACTTCAAGAAGGGTTGGCACGAGAGCGTCGCGGCGACTGGGTTGGAGTGATTTCTTCCTCTTCTCAGATTGATGAGCGTCAGTCACATGTCTTCTGCGTCGAACTCGCTGAACGCATCAACGCCGACACCTGACGCTCCTCGAAGTGAGGGGACGCTTCTCCAATTTGTGGGGTTTCGGCTCGATCGTTCGGACTATGCGGTGGCCATTCGTCGGGTGCAAGAGATCATTCTCATGCCGGCGATCACTCGATTGCCGCAGACCTCCCCGGATGTCGAGGGGCTCATGAATTTACGGGGGACAGTTCTCCCGGTAATCAACCTCCGAACCCGTTTCGGCGTGCCTCCAAAACCGTTTGACGAACATACACGCGTGGTGGTCGTCAATGTTCAATCGAGGACGGTTGGTTTTATCGTCGATTCGGTCTCTCAGGTCATGCGGGTCGGTGAAGACCAGCTCCAACCACCTCCTCCTGGCATTGCGTCGGTGGCCTCCTCGGCCATCTCCGGTCTCTTTCGCGATGGAGATCGATTGGTGATCGCACTGGATGTTGACCGCTTGCTGGAACATCTCGAAATCGAATCGGACTGAGTCGACCTTCGGGGATTCGCACCCCGAGCGCAAGTTGCTTGTTGACGGAGCCAAGAACGGGGCAGGAGGCCAGGTTCTTCTTCCCCAAGTTCCCTCCTGAGCACCGTGTTCCATGAGTCACGATCCGCGCGATCCAGAAGCAGTCGACACATCCTCTCCCGTCTCGGAAGACATCCCCTCGGGGCGGTCCTCCAAACGACCGACGAGCGCCAAGGTCCGGGAACGGTCCGCACGAGTCACCTCTGAGATGGAACCAATGGCACTGGCCGAGGAAGCTCACGCTCAGCTCGAAGCCTCGAAGGCCGACACCAAGGCCATGATCGATGCCTTCGCAGGACTGGTACGTGCGAACTCGATTTCAGACATTCTGCGAGAAGTGCTTTCCACCATCCAGTCGAACTATGGCTGGGAGATCGCCTGTTATCGAAAGATTGATCAAACATCGAATGCGTTGGTCTGCAGTCTTGATGCGGGATCAGGGAATGGTCCGTTGCGAAGGCTCTTTCAAGATCGAGAGATTCGATTGAATGAAGGGGTCTCCGGATTGGCCTGGCGACGCGACGAGCCGGTCTACGTCGAAGATCTGCTGGCCGATCACTCCTCTACCAATGATCGAGTTGCCAAGGAGGCCGGTCTGAGAGGGATGATTGCGCTACCGATTCGACAGGGAGGCGAATTGATCGGAGTACTTGAGTTTGCCTCAACCCGTCCGATCGAGATCACTGAGCTTCGCATTGATGCGCTCAACACGATCGCGCATACAGCCTCGAACAAGATCAGCCACCTGGCCCAGGAACGCGAGATGAACCGCCTGGCTCAGATGGTCGCGAATGCTCCGCTGAACATGATGTTTGCGGATCGTGACCTTCGGATCCGCTACCTCAACCCGAAGTCGATCGAAACGTTAACTCGACTGCAAGGCTCATTAAGTGTGCCGGTTCACAAGATGATCGGCCAATCACTCGACGCCTTTCACAAGAATCCCGAGAATCAACGTGCCTTGCTGGCGGACCCCGCAAACTTGCCGTATCATAGCACGATGCACCTTGGATCGGAACTGATTGATTTGGTGGCATCGGCGATCGTTGACGAGAACGGCGAGTATCTCGGACCGATGCTCACCTGGGAGATTGTGACGGAGAAACATGTTCAGGCCGTTCGCGAAACGGAGATGCTGGCGGACTCCAACGCAGTGAACTTTGTGTTGATGCGATTGGGCAAGGCCAATACACCGGATGATGTGATCCGGATCGCCCTGGAAACCGTTCGTGAGGCCTTCGGATGGCTCTATGGATCTTTCTGGAAACTTGACTCCGATGGACGATCGCTCGTCTTCGGACTGGAATCAGGAGAGATGCCGGACGAGTTCAAGAGGGCTACGAAAGCGTCTCGCTACGTCGAAGGTCAAGGGCTAAGTGGTCGTTGCTGGCAACAACTCGATCTCGTGTTTGTTCCCGAACTGTCCGAACTCTCAGGATGCCCGCGTGCGGGAGTCGCCCGCCGTTGCGAGGTTTCGTCGGCGCTGGCTATTCCGATTCAGTTGAATGGTCGCTTCCTCGGTGCCATGGATTTTCTGACGAAGGAGACCATCGATCCGTCGGAGAATCGTCTGGAAGTGATGAGGAGCGTGGGGAGGCTAGTGTCAAGCGCGCTCGACCGGGTCGATCGGCAAGCCAGGTCTGAGGCTGAGAAACGCGATCTGGAACAGAAAGTAAACATTCTGATGAACGTGGCTTCGGCCGCAGCTTCTGGAAATCTGACCGTGGAGGTTCCGGTTCGAGGAGAGGATGATCTGGGCCGGCTTGGGGCTGCAATGGCCAACATGATTCGGGATCTGAAAGAGATCATCAGTCAGATTGCTGAATCGACAGGCCAGTTTGCCGAAGGTTCTCAGGTGATCGCCGAGAGCGCGACCTACCTGAGCGAGTCGTCTCAGAGTCAGGCGGCCACGGTCGAAGAGATGTCAGCCTCAATCGAGCAACTCGGCCGGGCGATCACCGAAATCAATCAGAACGCCGAGGCAGCACGTTCTCAGGCCGAAGAGACCTGGGGACTCGCCCGACAAGGAGGCGAAGCTGTCGAGCAGGCGATTGAAGCCATGGGCCTGATCACGAAATCGAGCGAGCAAGTGAGTGACATCACCCAGGTGATCGGCGAGATTGCGAGCCAGACCAATCTGCTCGCACTAAACGCAGCGATCGAGGCAGCCAGGGCCGGCGAGCATGGTCTGGGCTTCGCGGTGGTCGCTGACGAGGTTCGAAAACTTGCGGAACGCTCCAGTGCCGCGGCGAAAGAGATCACCTCATTGATCAAGGAATCGACACGACGCGTGGCCGATGGTGCTCGACTTTCCGAGAAGGCTGGGTCGTCCCTCTCGACGATCGTCAAGGGGGTCGAGGAGACCACCGAACGCATTGCGAAGATTGCCAGAGCTACTCATGAGCAGTCGGAATCTGCCTCGGAAGTGACCAAAGCGATTCAGGATGTCTCGGGAATCACCGAGACGAACGCCTCGAGCGCCGAGGAACTCTCGGCCAGTGCCGAGGAACTCGGAGCCCAGGCTCAGGCCTTGCGTCAGGCGGTTTCGGGCTTCAAGGTCTGATCCGGTAAACCCGGCGGGCCAGAACCTCCAGAGGCATTTGGAGCGTTCTGGCCCTGTCACGGGTTGGTGTTGAGCGAGAACCAATGCAACAGGATTTGCTGCCCGATGAACTTTTTGATCAGTTCCGAGCGATGATCTACCGTTCAACGGGGATTCGGATTCCAGAGAACAAGCGTGTCATGCTTTCCAATCGCCTGAAACGACGTGTTCAGGCGACTGGCGATGGGACCTTCGAAGCCTATTACGCCCGATTGGCTACGGGTGGTGATCGTCTGGAATTGGGTCGATTCGTCGATGCCATCACGACCCGAGAAACCTACTTTTTTCGCGATCCGCACCATTTTCATTGGCTCGCCGAACGGTTTGCCCGGGAACTGATCGAACAAGCCCGACTTGGGAAACGATCACGGACGATTTCGATCTGGTCTGCCGCCTGTAGTGGTGGCGAAGAACTGTATTCTGCCTTGATTCGTCTGGCTGAGGTCCATTGTCCCCCCCCAGGATGGAAGCTTCTCGCCCTCGGAACGGACATCAGCGAGGCGGCCCTTCGGTCGGCTCGTGAGGCAATTTATGGAGATCGGTCGCTTCGATCAGTGACCCAGGCGGAACGAACACGCTGGTTTTCCTTTGATTCTGCTGCGAATCGATGGAACCTGAACGAGGAACTGAAGTCGCGTGCAACCTTCCGCAGCCATAACCTGTTACATCCGATCCGAGAAGGACCGTTTGATTGCATCTTTCTAAAGAACGTGTTGATATATTTCGATGCAGAATCGAAGGCTCGGGTCGTCCGTCAGATCCTCGGTGCGATTGCTCCCGGAGGTTATCTTGTGGTCGGTCCGACGGAGGGGATCTACGGAATGCTTGATCCGTTGGAGCGTGTCGAGAGTTGGCTCTACCGAAAACCGGACGGGGAATGACACTCATGTCGGGTTTTGACGTTTCGGAGCTCTTGCCGTTCTATCTTGACGAAACGGATGAGCAAATCGGCACGCTCAACGACACGCTCTTACGGCTTGAGCAGGACCAGTCTGATGCGGCCGCGCTTCAGGAGACATTCAGAATTGTTCATAGCCTGAAGGGCTCGGCCAGTGTGATGGGGTTTGATCAGGTCAATCGGCTCGCGCATCATCTGGAAACGCTTTTCGACCAACTTCGTAGTGGGAAACGGTTACTCGATTTCGATGCACTTCAGTTGAGCTTTCAGAGCCTTGATCGCCTGCGTGATTACCATAGAGATCTTCGATCGGAAGGCAAGGGTGACGACCTGAGCGATATGATCGAAGCGGTGGTTTCCTATCTGGGAGCGGACCAGACCACGCCTTCAGCGACCTCTGGCGATGAAATCGAACCTCCGTTGGAATCAACCGACTTATCGGATCTCGATGATCTTCCGATGGGCGAGACATCGGACGAGCTGATCGACACACCTCCCGAAACCGTATCAGAGAGCTCGGACTCCGCTTCAGAAATCGACGAGGCGGAACAGCCTGAAGGCCTGGCTGTCAAGGTCGTGTTTGTGCCGACCCTGCAGTGGCGTGACATGAAAGCGCGGTTGATTCTGAATCGACTATCCTCTCGGGTGCGGGTCCTGGGAAGTGATCCGCCTGCCGATCGGCTCGACGAGGTCGAGTCGAGGTCCACGTTCACCGCCTGGGTCGATGCCGACGCGGATCGTGACGAACTTCGATCGCTCGCCGATGTTGATGGGGTTGCTGCGATTCAATTCGGCGATGGTGCGGACGGCTCGGAGGAGGTCTGGCCCTCAGAAGAGACAGTCCCTCCACTACTCGATGTTCCGGAACTGGTGGCGAAAACAGATGCACCCGCCCTTAGCCCCGAGCGGGCCGCACCAACGGAGATGGTACTGCCGAAAACCACGACAAAACCGAAAATTGCCGAGACCCTTCGAGTTGATGTTGACCGACTTGATCATCTCATGAATCTTGCGGGAGAGTTGGTCATTAGTCGTGCCAGATTTGCCGACCTGACTCGGGAACTGGAAGCACTCTTTCGGGATTCGGACGTTCGCTTGCTGGCCGCTGACAGTCAAGATCGGCTCGATTGCCTGATTGAAGGCTTCGATGCTGTGCTTGACTCGGGTGAACGAAGTCAGGGCATCCGAGAACGATGGCGTTCTCAATTTCGGCGGCTGACCGAGAACATTCGTGAACTCCGAGCGAACCTGGATCGGCTTCGGATTGGCCGGGACCACCTGACAGAAATGGCTGAAGCAATTGATCAGCTCGGTCGGGTTTGCGACCGTATCCAGAAGGGGGTGCTGGATACGAGAATGGTTCCGATTGGCCCGTTGTTCGAACGCTTCCGACGGGTTGTTCGCGATGTCAGCGTGGGGTCGGGCAAGGACGTCACTCTGCAAATCCAGGGAGAATCAACTGAGCTCGATAAGCGAATGATCGACGAACTGAGCGATCCGCTCATTCACATGGTGCGGAATGCGGTCGATCATGGGCTGGAGGCACCGGGCGTTCGCCAGTCACTGGGCAAGCCGAAAACGGGAACCGTGACCCTTGCCGCAGCCCATCGTGGCAATCGCGTTGTCATTACCGTGGCCGATGACGGCAAAGGGCTGGATGTTGCCCGGTTGCGCCGCAAAATCGCCGCTCATGGTCTCTTGCCTGAGGCTGAAGCCGCGCGGCTCTCGCCTCCAGAAGTGATCCCGTATATCTTCCATGCAGGTTTGAGCACGGCCGATACCGTTTCCGACATCTCTGGACGAGGAGTCGGAATGGACGTCGTCAAGCATCGGATCGAGCAACTCAACGGGACGGTTTTCGTTCGGACCGAACCGGGCCAGGGGACGACCTTCACCATCCGGCTCCCTCTCACACTTGCCATCATGCCAAGTCTACTGGTACGGATTTACGACGAAACGTACGCCTTGCCGTTAGGGGAGATTCGGGAGATCGTCGAAGTCGGCCCTGATCAAATCCTGAACGTTCAAGGGAGTCGAGCGATCGAGGTTCGTGGTCGGGTCATCTCGCTGCTATGCCTTGATGATGTGTTTTCGTGGGGTGGGGGCCCCCATCCCAGTCGCTCGGCCTCGTCGTCGCTGGAACGTGGTTCGCTCCGTCGCCCGGTGGTCGTTGTGCAGAGTACGTTGACGACGATTGGCCTGATGGTGGATGACCTGATTGGGATTCAGGAAATTGTCTTGAAATCGATCGAGAGGAATTACAGGACGGTGCGAGGGCTTTCTGGGGCCAGTATCCTGGGGAACGGACGGGTTGCCTTGATTCTTGATGTTGACGCCTTGATCGAGTTGTCGACCCGCCCTTCCCATCACCTCCCGAAGCACGAGCTTCCATCCATGGCCCTCTCGAGGCGAGACTCATGAATTCGGGGGACGAATCTCTGGGACAGGTTCCTCCAAGGATTGACGAGGCGATCCAAGAGGGAGCCGAGGCAGCCTCCGTTGCCCTTTCGAAGTGGCTGGGACGACCCGCGTCGCTGGTGGTCAGCCGGGTTCGATTCGTCGAACTGATCGAGGCAACGGAGGCACTTGGTCCGGGGGACGCGGTGGTCGCCGCCTGCGCCATTCCATTATCAGGCCCCTTGCCGGGCACCGTCCTGATGATCTTCGATGATCGATCGGCGATGACCATGATCGACGCCCTGCTCGGTCGTCCGGAAGGAACCGGAACGGAATGGGGGGAGATGGAACAGTCGGCGGCTCAGGAGACGAGCAATATTGTCGTCTGCGCATTCGTCAATGCGATGGCCGAGTCGTTGAATCCAGGGGGATTGATGATTCCCGGGCCGCCCGAGTTTCGGTTCGAATTTTCGGGGAGTTTGATTGAGTTCGCCTTGATGGATCAGATGAGTCGGAACGACCAGATCATGATGGTCGAGATCCACTTCTCGGTTGATGGCATTACTAACGACTGGGCAATGGTTATCGTGCCGGCCGCTGGTGGCCTGGAGACGCTTGGTCTCGGTGACTTGGGGGGGGAACATCCGGGGGAGCCGTCGTGAGTCGAACACCCGTTCCCGAACCACTTCCGAGCATCAGTGTTCTGATAGGCCAGTGGGCAGTCGCCCGGGCCCCGACGACCATGAGGACCTTGCTTGGGTCTTGCGTCGCGATCATCTTGCATGATCGGGCAGCCCGGATCGGCGGCTTAGCTCATATCGTGCTCCCCGATTCTCGGGGCCGCGAGGATGGTCTAGGGAAATATGTGGATACGGCGGTTCCTGCGTTGCTGGGGGATCTGGCCCGTCTCCAGGGGCACTCGCTGATCGGCCGATCGACCTTCTCAGCCACGCTGGTCGGAGGAGCGGCGATGTTTCGCTCGGCACCGAATGCCGATATTGGACGACAGAACCTTGAGGCGTCTCAACGTATCCTTCGCGCGTTAAGCATTCCGATCCTCGCTCAGGACGCCGGAGGATCGACTGGCAGAAACGTGACACTCGACACGGCCTCGGGGGTGGTCCGGGTTCGGATTCCCGGTGGACCCAGTTACGACCTCTCGGCCGGCAAGGCTCGAATCGACCGACCAACGTGATGCGACCGGGGACCGATCGATGAAGCGACTTCTGATCGTCGACGATGCCCTGATCATGCGTAAGCTGATCCGAGGGGTCGCCGAAAACGCAGGCTGGCATGTCGTGGCCGAAGCAGGTGACGGGCAGCAAGCGGTGGACCTTTACCGCTCCTTGCGGCCCAACCTGGTCACGCTCGACCTGGTGATGCCGGTCATGGGTGGGCTCGATGCGCTGAAACTCATCCGAGACGAAGACCCTGAGGCCCGGGTGATTATCGTGACTGCGCTCGACCAGAAGGAAACGCTGGCCGCTTCCATCAACGCCGGGGCGATGGATTTTATTGTTAAACCGTTTGATCGAACTCAGATGTTGGGACTGTTGACGAAGCTTGGCAGTTCCCCAGACGTCTGACCCGGAATGAACCGGGAGGATAAACACCGATGTCCCATCGGCCTGTCAGAGTCTTGATTGTCGATGACTCGGCTCTGATGCGAAAAATGCTCTCTGAGATGATCCGATCCAGCTCGAAGCTTGAGGTCGTCGGTACGGCCCGAGACGGAGAGGAGGCACTCGCTCTAGCGGATCAACTGCGTCCCGATGTCGTGACGCTCGATGTCGAAATGCCAGGGCTCTCCGGTCTGGAGGTATTACCGAGGCTTCTGGAACAGCAAGAGGTTCCGGTGGTCATGGTCAGTAGCTGGACCCAGGAAGGGGCCGATATCACGTTGTCGGCGCTTGAGCTGGGAGCGGTTGATTTCTTGCCGAAACCTGATCGGAAACATTTCTCACAGCTTCGAGGAGCACGGGATCTTCTGATCGCGAAGCTATTGACCGCCGCGGGGAGCCGGGTACGTCGGTCGCGGACAGCATCGGTGGAACCGCGATCAGCAGTTGCTCGAGAACCGCGAAGCCCCTCGGGAGTG contains:
- a CDS encoding methyl-accepting chemotaxis protein, which encodes MEPMALAEEAHAQLEASKADTKAMIDAFAGLVRANSISDILREVLSTIQSNYGWEIACYRKIDQTSNALVCSLDAGSGNGPLRRLFQDREIRLNEGVSGLAWRRDEPVYVEDLLADHSSTNDRVAKEAGLRGMIALPIRQGGELIGVLEFASTRPIEITELRIDALNTIAHTASNKISHLAQEREMNRLAQMVANAPLNMMFADRDLRIRYLNPKSIETLTRLQGSLSVPVHKMIGQSLDAFHKNPENQRALLADPANLPYHSTMHLGSELIDLVASAIVDENGEYLGPMLTWEIVTEKHVQAVRETEMLADSNAVNFVLMRLGKANTPDDVIRIALETVREAFGWLYGSFWKLDSDGRSLVFGLESGEMPDEFKRATKASRYVEGQGLSGRCWQQLDLVFVPELSELSGCPRAGVARRCEVSSALAIPIQLNGRFLGAMDFLTKETIDPSENRLEVMRSVGRLVSSALDRVDRQARSEAEKRDLEQKVNILMNVASAAASGNLTVEVPVRGEDDLGRLGAAMANMIRDLKEIISQIAESTGQFAEGSQVIAESATYLSESSQSQAATVEEMSASIEQLGRAITEINQNAEAARSQAEETWGLARQGGEAVEQAIEAMGLITKSSEQVSDITQVIGEIASQTNLLALNAAIEAARAGEHGLGFAVVADEVRKLAERSSAAAKEITSLIKESTRRVADGARLSEKAGSSLSTIVKGVEETTERIAKIARATHEQSESASEVTKAIQDVSGITETNASSAEELSASAEELGAQAQALRQAVSGFKV
- a CDS encoding chemotaxis protein CheW, with the protein product MSSASNSLNASTPTPDAPRSEGTLLQFVGFRLDRSDYAVAIRRVQEIILMPAITRLPQTSPDVEGLMNLRGTVLPVINLRTRFGVPPKPFDEHTRVVVVNVQSRTVGFIVDSVSQVMRVGEDQLQPPPPGIASVASSAISGLFRDGDRLVIALDVDRLLEHLEIESD
- a CDS encoding chemotaxis protein CheA, which encodes MSGFDVSELLPFYLDETDEQIGTLNDTLLRLEQDQSDAAALQETFRIVHSLKGSASVMGFDQVNRLAHHLETLFDQLRSGKRLLDFDALQLSFQSLDRLRDYHRDLRSEGKGDDLSDMIEAVVSYLGADQTTPSATSGDEIEPPLESTDLSDLDDLPMGETSDELIDTPPETVSESSDSASEIDEAEQPEGLAVKVVFVPTLQWRDMKARLILNRLSSRVRVLGSDPPADRLDEVESRSTFTAWVDADADRDELRSLADVDGVAAIQFGDGADGSEEVWPSEETVPPLLDVPELVAKTDAPALSPERAAPTEMVLPKTTTKPKIAETLRVDVDRLDHLMNLAGELVISRARFADLTRELEALFRDSDVRLLAADSQDRLDCLIEGFDAVLDSGERSQGIRERWRSQFRRLTENIRELRANLDRLRIGRDHLTEMAEAIDQLGRVCDRIQKGVLDTRMVPIGPLFERFRRVVRDVSVGSGKDVTLQIQGESTELDKRMIDELSDPLIHMVRNAVDHGLEAPGVRQSLGKPKTGTVTLAAAHRGNRVVITVADDGKGLDVARLRRKIAAHGLLPEAEAARLSPPEVIPYIFHAGLSTADTVSDISGRGVGMDVVKHRIEQLNGTVFVRTEPGQGTTFTIRLPLTLAIMPSLLVRIYDETYALPLGEIREIVEVGPDQILNVQGSRAIEVRGRVISLLCLDDVFSWGGGPHPSRSASSSLERGSLRRPVVVVQSTLTTIGLMVDDLIGIQEIVLKSIERNYRTVRGLSGASILGNGRVALILDVDALIELSTRPSHHLPKHELPSMALSRRDS
- a CDS encoding chemotaxis protein CheC, with translation MNSGDESLGQVPPRIDEAIQEGAEAASVALSKWLGRPASLVVSRVRFVELIEATEALGPGDAVVAACAIPLSGPLPGTVLMIFDDRSAMTMIDALLGRPEGTGTEWGEMEQSAAQETSNIVVCAFVNAMAESLNPGGLMIPGPPEFRFEFSGSLIEFALMDQMSRNDQIMMVEIHFSVDGITNDWAMVIVPAAGGLETLGLGDLGGEHPGEPS
- a CDS encoding CheR family methyltransferase; this encodes MQQDLLPDELFDQFRAMIYRSTGIRIPENKRVMLSNRLKRRVQATGDGTFEAYYARLATGGDRLELGRFVDAITTRETYFFRDPHHFHWLAERFARELIEQARLGKRSRTISIWSAACSGGEELYSALIRLAEVHCPPPGWKLLALGTDISEAALRSAREAIYGDRSLRSVTQAERTRWFSFDSAANRWNLNEELKSRATFRSHNLLHPIREGPFDCIFLKNVLIYFDAESKARVVRQILGAIAPGGYLVVGPTEGIYGMLDPLERVESWLYRKPDGE
- a CDS encoding response regulator — encoded protein: MKRLLIVDDALIMRKLIRGVAENAGWHVVAEAGDGQQAVDLYRSLRPNLVTLDLVMPVMGGLDALKLIRDEDPEARVIIVTALDQKETLAASINAGAMDFIVKPFDRTQMLGLLTKLGSSPDV
- a CDS encoding chemotaxis protein CheD, which translates into the protein MSRTPVPEPLPSISVLIGQWAVARAPTTMRTLLGSCVAIILHDRAARIGGLAHIVLPDSRGREDGLGKYVDTAVPALLGDLARLQGHSLIGRSTFSATLVGGAAMFRSAPNADIGRQNLEASQRILRALSIPILAQDAGGSTGRNVTLDTASGVVRVRIPGGPSYDLSAGKARIDRPT
- a CDS encoding fused response regulator/phosphatase, translated to MATGLSEHKVKVLLIDDQPLIGEAVKRMLANEQDIEFQYCKEPSLAMETAVAFQPTIILQDLVLPDVDGLDLVKLYRTHEATRDVPVIVLSTREEPQTKADAFAFGANDYIVKLPDRLELLARIRHHSKGYINQLQRDEAYRALVASQEALAHDVDEAARYVQSLLPDPIEQGAIQADWRFIPSAQLGGDTFGYHQLDDDHFAVYLIDVVGHGVGAALLSVSVLNAIRSQSLPGADFKDPGQVLTALNERFEMSRQADKYFTAWYGVYHLPTGVIRYTGGGHPPALLVSDDSGETVMLEATGPMVGAFDGLEFETKEYPLQGPATVFVYSDGVFEVQKADQTMWPFSEFVSYLGQQSKAPGSAMDALIAYLGSLSGKPGFEDDFSIVQLRLTPGSGRSSS